In Dryobates pubescens isolate bDryPub1 chromosome 15, bDryPub1.pri, whole genome shotgun sequence, the following proteins share a genomic window:
- the TMTC3 gene encoding protein O-mannosyl-transferase TMTC3, producing the protein MADVSLKEAALIVGVVAACYWNSLFCGFVFDDVSAILDNKDLHPSTPLKNLFQNDFWGTPMSEERSHKSYRPLTVLTFRLNYLFSELNAVSYHFLNLVFHGVVCIVFLKVCKLFLDNRSSVIASLLFAVHPIHTEAVTGVVGRAELLSSIFFLAAFLSYTKSKGPDNTIVWTPIAVTVLLVAVATLCKEQGITVVGICCVYEVFIAQGYTLPVLLDTAVQILRGKGSIPFSMLQTLLKLIVLMFSTLLLVVVRVQVIQSQLPVFTRFDNPAAVSPSPARQLTFNYLLPVNAWLLFNPSELCCDWTMGTIPLVESVLDVRNVATLTFFGFLGSLVVFSLRYPGDSSKTVLMALCLIVLPFIPASNLFFPVGFVVAERVLYVPSMGFCILVAHGWKKLANKSVLRKLSWVCLTVVLFTHALKTLHRNWDWESEYTLFMSALKVNKNNAKLWNNVGHALENEKNFERALQFFIQATQVQPDDIGAHMNVGRTYKNLNKTKEAEESYMIAKSLMPQIIPGKKYAARVAPNHLNVYINLANLIRTNESRLEEADQLYRQAISMRPDFKQAYISRGELLLKMNKPLKAKEAYLRALELDRTNADLWYNLAIVYIELKDPAEALKNFNRALELNPTHKLALFNSALLMQESGDAQLRPEAKQRLLHYVKEEPQDANGYFNLGMLAMDDKKDTEAEAWMKKAIRLQPNFRSALFNLALLYSQTAKELMALPVLEDLLRYYPDHTKGLILKGDILMNQKKDIAGAKRCFERILELDPTNVQGKHNLCVVYFEERDLVKAERCLVETLALAPQEEYIQRHLSIVRSKIASSSAAEQPALPAGGTGTGTAAAAAEGKKTSFQDLNKVKSEQKGSPATAEDSKGHSKSKKRTEKVSVDKESPKKSSEEIRDIEKKRVAALKRLEEIERILNGE; encoded by the exons ATGGCTGATGTTAGCCTGAAGGAAGCAGCACTAATAGTTGGCGTGGTGGCAGCCTGCTACTGGAACAGCCTCTTCTGTGGCTTTGTTTTTGATGATGTTTCAGCAATTTTGGACAATAAAGATCTGCATCCTTCCACTCCATTAAAAAATCTGTTTCAGAATGACTTCTGGGGCACGCCAATGTCTGAG gAGAGGAGCCATAAATCTTACCGTCCCCTCACGGTCCTCACCTTTCGCTTGAACTACCTGTTCAGCGAGTTAAATGCAGTTTCTTACCACTTCCTAAACCTGGTCTTTCATGGGGTGGTTTGCATAGTCTTCCTCAAGGTCTGCAAGCTCTTTCTGGACAACAGGAGCAGCGTCATTGCGTCCTTGCTCTTTGCGGTGCACCCAATACATACGGAAGCG gtcaCTGGAGTcgtgggcagagcagagcttttgtCATCCATCTTTTTTCTAGCTGCCTTTTTGTCATACACAAAATCTAAAGGACCAGATAACACCATAG TGTGGACTCCAATTGCAGTGACTGTGCTTCTGGTAGCTGTTGCAACCCTGTGCAAAGAACAAGGAATAACAGTGGTGGGCATATGCTGTGTCTATGAAGTTTTTATTGCTCAAGGG TACAccttgccagtgctgctggacacagctgtACAGATTCTTCGAGGGAAGGGCAGTATTCCTTTCTCCATGCTCCAGACACTCTTGAAGCTCATAGTCCTAATgttcagcacactgctgcttgtAGTTGTCAGAGTCCAGGTTATCCAGTCTCAGCTTCCAGTGTTTACAAG GTTTGATAACCCAGCTGCTGTTAGTCCATCCCCAGCAAGACAGCTGACTTTCAACTACCTCCTCCCTGTGAATGCTTGGCTCCTCTTCAACCCCTCAGAATTATGCTGTGACTGGACAATGGGAACTATTCCTCTGGTGGAGTCagtgttggatgttagaaacgtTGCCACCCTTACCTTCTTTGGCTTCCTGGGATCTTTGGTTGTCTTCAGTCTCCGCTATCCTGGGGATTCCTCCAAGACTGTGTTGATG GCACTCTGCTTAATAGTGCTGCCATTCATTCCTGCATCAAACCTCTTCTTCCCTGTTGGGTTTGTGGTGGCAGAACGGGTGCTTTATGTTCCTAGCATGGGATTCTGCATTTTGGTAGCACATGGATGGAAGAAGTTAGCCAACAAAAG TGTGCTAAGAAAACTCTCCTGGGTCTGTTTGACTGTGGTGCTCTTCACTCATGCCTTAAAAACACTGCACAGGAACTGGGATTGGGAGTCAGAGTACACCCTGTTTATGTCAGCTCTGAAG GTGAATAAGAACAATGCAAAGCTGTGGAACAACGTGGGCCATGCCctagaaaatgaaaagaactttgagagagctctgcagttcTTCATACAAGCCACACAAGTGCAGCCAG ATGATATTGGTGCCCACATGAATGTAGGAAGAACTTACAAGAACTTAAACAAGACTAAAGAAGCTGAGGAATCCTACATGATTGCTAAATCACTGATGCCACAG ATCATTCCAGGCAAAAAGTATGCAGCAAGGGTTGCTCCTAACCATCTGAATGTTTACATCAACCTGGCAAACTTGATCCGCACCAACGAGTCGCGGCTGGAGGAAGCCGATCAGCTCTATCGCCAGGCCATCAGCATGAGGCCAGACTTCAAGCAGGCTTACATCAGCAG GGGAGAACTGCTTCTGAAAATGAACAAACCTCTGAAAGCTAAGGAAGCTTACctcagagctctggagctggacAGAACCAATGCAGACCTGTGGTACAACCTGGCAATAGTCTACATTGAGCTGAAGGATCCAGCAGAAGCCCTGAAGAACTtcaacagagctctggagctcaacCCAACACACAAACTGGCCCTGTtcaactcagcactgctgatgcAGGAGTCTG GTGATGCTCAGCTCAGACCTGAGgccaagcagaggctgctgcattATGTGAAAGAGGAGCCCCAGGATGCAAATGGCTACTTCAATTTGGGGATGCTGGCCATGGAtgacaagaaggacacagaagcaGAAGCCTGGATGAAGAAAGCCATCAGGCTGCAGCCCAACTTCCGCAGCGCGCTCTTCAACCTGGCGCTGCTCTATTCGCAGACAGCGAAGGAGCTGATGGCTCTGCCTGTCCTGGAAGACCTCCTCAGATACTACCCAGATCATACCAAAGGTTTGATTTTGAAAGGAGACATCCTGATGAACCAAAAGAAGGACATTGCTGGGGCCAAAAGGTGTTTTGAGAGGATTTTGGAGCTGGATCCCACCAACGTCCAAGGCAAACATAATCTCTGTGTGGTGTACTTTGAGGAAAGAGACTTGGTGAAAGCAGAGAGGTGTTTGGTTGAAACACTGGCCCTGGCACCTCAGGAGGAGTACATCCAACGTCACCTAAGCATAGTCAGAAGTAAAATTGCCTCCTCCAGTGCTGCAGAACAACCAGCACTTCCAGCAGGTGGGACTGGGACAgggactgcagctgcagcagcagaagggaaaaaaacctccttTCAAGACTTGAACAAAGTCAAAAGCGAGCAGAAAGGTAGCCCAGCAACAGCTGAGGACAGTAAAGGACACTCCAAAAGCAAGAAACGAACAGAGAAAGTCAGTGTGGACAAAGAGAGCCCCAAAAAGTCCTCAGAAGAAATCAGAGATATTGAGAAAAAGAGAGTGGCTGCTCTGAAAAGGCTGGAGGAGATTGAGAGGATATTGAATGGTGAATAG